The Pan troglodytes isolate AG18354 chromosome 1, NHGRI_mPanTro3-v2.0_pri, whole genome shotgun sequence genome includes a region encoding these proteins:
- the SLC5A9 gene encoding sodium/glucose cotransporter 4 isoform X9, with translation MVNRESISQSRIHFTDEEIKVWRRQRDPSKVTREDWGQVPGLLFLCSGASHSTALPLGGKPPLCLHPGPGYLLLLPTLPGNLAAPGPWLGLRPCVHRSRCGHNATVPEEAIWGPEDPGVHVCPVSHPLHLHQDLGILLVVTAVYTIAGGLTAVIYTDALQTVIMVGGALVLMFLGFQDVGWYPGLEQRYRQAIPNVTVPNTTCHLPRPDAFHMLRDPVSGDIPWPGLIFGLTVLATWCWCTDQVIVQRSLSAKSLSHAKGGSVLGGYLKILPMFFIVMPGMISRALFPDEVGCVDPDVCQRICGARVGCSNIAYPKLVMALMPVGLRGLMIAVIMAALMSSLTSIFNSSSTLFTIDVWQRFRRKATEQELMVVGRVFVVFLVVISILWIPIIQSSNSGQLFDYIQAVTSYLAPPITALFLLAIFCKRVTEPGAFWGLVFGLGVGLLRMILEFSYPAPACGEVDRRPAVLKDFHYLYFAILLCGLTAIVIVIVSLCTTPIPEEQLTRLTWWTRNCPLSELEKEAHESTPEISERPAGECPAGGGAAENSSLGQEQPEAPSRSWGKLLWSWFCGLSGTPEQALSPAEKAALEQKLTSIEEEPLWRHVCNINAVLLLAINIFLWGYFA, from the exons ATGGTGAATCGAGAATCCATTTCACAATCGAgaatccatttcacagatgaggaaatcaaggtcTGGAGGAGACAGAGGGATCCATCCAAGGTCACACGGGAGGACTGGGGTCAGGTCCCAGGTCTCTTATTTCTCTGTTCGGGGGCCTCCCACAGCACAGCACTGCCTCTGGGTGGGAAGCCGCCCCTCTGTCTACATCCAGGACCTGGATACCTTCTTCTTCTCCCCACTCTCCCAGGCAACCTGGCTGCTCCTGGCCCTTGGCTGGGTCTTCGTCCCTGTGTACATCGCAGCAGGTGTGGTCACAATGCCACAGTACCTGAAGAAGCGATTTGGGGGCCAGAGGATCCAGGTGTACATGTCTGTCCTGTCTCTCATCCTCTACATCTTCACCAAGATCTCG GGATCCTGCTGGTGGTGACTGCCGTCTACACCATTGCAG GGGGCCTCACGGCCGTGATCTACACAGACGCTCTGCAGACAGTGATCATGGTAGGGGGAGCCCTGGTCCTCATGTTTCTGG GCTTTCAGGACGTGGGCTGGTACCCAGGCCTGGAGCAGCGGTACAGGCAGGCCATCCCTAATGTCACAGTCCCCAACACCACCTGTCACCTCCCACGGCCCGATGCTTTCCACATGCTTCGGGACCCTGTGAGCGGGGACATCCCTTGGCCAGGTCTCATTTTCGGGCTCACAGTGCTGGCCACCTGGTGTTGGTGCACAGACCAG GTCATTGTGCAGCGGTCTCTCTCGGCCAAGAGTCTGTCTCATGCCAAGGGAGGCTCCGTGCTGGGGGGCTACCTGAAGATCCTCCCCATGTTCTTCATCGTCATGCCTGGCATGATCAGCCGGGCCCTGTTCCCAG ACGAGGTGGGCTGCGTGGACCCTGATGTCTGCCAAAGAATCTGTGGGGCCCGAGTGGGATGTTCCAACATTGCCTACCCCAAGTTGGTCATGGCCCTCATGCCTGTTG GTCTGCGGGGGCTGATGATTGCCGTGATCATGGCCGCTCTCATGAGCTCACTCACCTCCATCTTCAACAGCAGCAGCACCCTGTTCACCATTGACGTGTGGCAGCGCTTCCGCAGGAAGGCAACAGAGCAGGAGCTGATGGTGGTGGGCAG AGTGTTTGTGGTGTTCCTGGTTGTCATCAGCATCCTCTGGATCCCCATCATCCAAAGCTCCAACAGTGGGCAGCTCTTCGACTACATCCAGGCTGTCACCAGTTACCTGGCCCCACCCATCACCGCTCTCTTCCTGCTGGCCATCTTCTGCAAGAGGGTCACAGAGCCC GGAGCTTTCTGGGGCCTCGTGTTTGGCCTGGGAGTGGGGCTTCTGCGCATGATCCTGGAGTTCTCATACCCAGCGCCAGCCTGTGGGGAGGTGGACCGGAGGCCAGCAGTGCTGAAGGACTTCCACTACCTGTACTTTGCAATCCTCCTCTGCGGGCTCACTGCCATCGTCATTGTCATTGTCAGCCTCTGTACAACTCCCATCCCTGAGGAACAG CTCACACGCCTCACATGGTGGACTCGGAACTGCCCCCTCTCTGAGCTGGAGAAGGAGGCCCACGAGAGCACACCGGAGATATCCGAGAGGCCAGCCGGGGAGTGCCCTGCAGGAGGTGGAGCGGCAGAGAACTCGAGCCTGGGCCAGGAGCAGCCTGAAG CCCCAAGCAGGTCCTGGGGAAAGTTGCTCTGGAGCTGGTTCTGTGGGCTCTCTGGAACACCGGAGCAGGCCCTGAGCCCAGCAGAGAAGGCTGCGCTAGAACAGAAGCTGACAAGCATTGAGGAGGAGCCACTCTGGAGACATGTCTGCAACATCAATGCTGTCCTTTTGCTGGCCATCAACATCTTCCTCTGGGGCTATTTTGCGTGA
- the SLC5A9 gene encoding sodium/glucose cotransporter 4 isoform X11 codes for MCPYNPTEGLGWSGLLGPGCLQTDIFSGALFIQMALGWNLYLSTGILLVVTAVYTIAVWPCTGQAAREDPKLVLTDEPSPWVPRGPHGRDLHRRSADSDHGFQDVGWYPGLEQRYRQAIPNVTVPNTTCHLPRPDAFHMLRDPVSGDIPWPGLIFGLTVLATWCWCTDQVIVQRSLSAKSLSHAKGGSVLGGYLKILPMFFIVMPGMISRALFPDEVGCVDPDVCQRICGARVGCSNIAYPKLVMALMPVGLRGLMIAVIMAALMSSLTSIFNSSSTLFTIDVWQRFRRKATEQELMVVGRVFVVFLVVISILWIPIIQSSNSGQLFDYIQAVTSYLAPPITALFLLAIFCKRVTEPGAFWGLVFGLGVGLLRMILEFSYPAPACGEVDRRPAVLKDFHYLYFAILLCGLTAIVIVIVSLCTTPIPEEQLTRLTWWTRNCPLSELEKEAHESTPEISERPAGECPAGGGAAENSSLGQEQPEAPSRSWGKLLWSWFCGLSGTPEQALSPAEKAALEQKLTSIEEEPLWRHVCNINAVLLLAINIFLWGYFA; via the exons atGTGTCCATACAACCCTACTGAGGGCCTCGGGTGGTCTGGCCTCTTGGGTCCTGGCTGTCTGCAGACTGACATCTTCTCTGGAGCCCTCTTCATCCAGATGGCATTGGGCTGGAACCTGTACCTCTCCACAGGGATCCTGCTGGTGGTGACTGCCGTCTACACCATTGCAG TGTGGCCATGCACAGGGCAGGCAGCCAGAGAGGACCCCAAACTGGTGCTGACTGATGAGCCCTCTCCTTGGGTCCCCAGGGGGCCTCACGGCCGTGATCTACACAGACGCTCTGCAGACAGTGATCATG GCTTTCAGGACGTGGGCTGGTACCCAGGCCTGGAGCAGCGGTACAGGCAGGCCATCCCTAATGTCACAGTCCCCAACACCACCTGTCACCTCCCACGGCCCGATGCTTTCCACATGCTTCGGGACCCTGTGAGCGGGGACATCCCTTGGCCAGGTCTCATTTTCGGGCTCACAGTGCTGGCCACCTGGTGTTGGTGCACAGACCAG GTCATTGTGCAGCGGTCTCTCTCGGCCAAGAGTCTGTCTCATGCCAAGGGAGGCTCCGTGCTGGGGGGCTACCTGAAGATCCTCCCCATGTTCTTCATCGTCATGCCTGGCATGATCAGCCGGGCCCTGTTCCCAG ACGAGGTGGGCTGCGTGGACCCTGATGTCTGCCAAAGAATCTGTGGGGCCCGAGTGGGATGTTCCAACATTGCCTACCCCAAGTTGGTCATGGCCCTCATGCCTGTTG GTCTGCGGGGGCTGATGATTGCCGTGATCATGGCCGCTCTCATGAGCTCACTCACCTCCATCTTCAACAGCAGCAGCACCCTGTTCACCATTGACGTGTGGCAGCGCTTCCGCAGGAAGGCAACAGAGCAGGAGCTGATGGTGGTGGGCAG AGTGTTTGTGGTGTTCCTGGTTGTCATCAGCATCCTCTGGATCCCCATCATCCAAAGCTCCAACAGTGGGCAGCTCTTCGACTACATCCAGGCTGTCACCAGTTACCTGGCCCCACCCATCACCGCTCTCTTCCTGCTGGCCATCTTCTGCAAGAGGGTCACAGAGCCC GGAGCTTTCTGGGGCCTCGTGTTTGGCCTGGGAGTGGGGCTTCTGCGCATGATCCTGGAGTTCTCATACCCAGCGCCAGCCTGTGGGGAGGTGGACCGGAGGCCAGCAGTGCTGAAGGACTTCCACTACCTGTACTTTGCAATCCTCCTCTGCGGGCTCACTGCCATCGTCATTGTCATTGTCAGCCTCTGTACAACTCCCATCCCTGAGGAACAG CTCACACGCCTCACATGGTGGACTCGGAACTGCCCCCTCTCTGAGCTGGAGAAGGAGGCCCACGAGAGCACACCGGAGATATCCGAGAGGCCAGCCGGGGAGTGCCCTGCAGGAGGTGGAGCGGCAGAGAACTCGAGCCTGGGCCAGGAGCAGCCTGAAG CCCCAAGCAGGTCCTGGGGAAAGTTGCTCTGGAGCTGGTTCTGTGGGCTCTCTGGAACACCGGAGCAGGCCCTGAGCCCAGCAGAGAAGGCTGCGCTAGAACAGAAGCTGACAAGCATTGAGGAGGAGCCACTCTGGAGACATGTCTGCAACATCAATGCTGTCCTTTTGCTGGCCATCAACATCTTCCTCTGGGGCTATTTTGCGTGA
- the SLC5A9 gene encoding sodium/glucose cotransporter 4 isoform X5: MSKELAAMGPGASGDGVRTETAPHIALDSRVGLHAYDISVVVIYFVFVIAVGIWSSIRASRGTIGGYFLAGRSMSWWPIGASLMSSNVGSGLFIGLAGTGAAGGLAVGGFEWNATWLLLALGWVFVPVYIAAGVVTMPQYLKKRFGGQRIQVYMSVLSLILYIFTKISTDIFSGALFIQMALGWNLYLSTGILLVVTAVYTIAGGLTAVIYTDALQTVIMVGGALVLMFLGFQDVGWYPGLEQRYRQAIPNVTVPNTTCHLPRPDAFHMLRDPVSGDIPWPGLIFGLTVLATWCWCTDQVIVQRSLSAKSLSHAKGGSVLGGYLKILPMFFIVMPGMISRALFPDEVGCVDPDVCQRICGARVGCSNIAYPKLVMALMPVGLRGLMIAVIMAALMSSLTSIFNSSSTLFTIDVWQRFRRKATEQELMVVGRVFVVFLVVISILWIPIIQSSNSGQLFDYIQAVTSYLAPPITALFLLAIFCKRVTEPGAFWGLVFGLGVGLLRMILEFSYPAPACGEVDRRPAVLKDFHYLYFAILLCGLTAIVIVIVSLCTTPIPEEQLTRLTWWTRNCPLSELEKEAHESTPEISERPAGECPAGGGAAENSSLGQEQPEAPSRSWGKLLWSWFCGLSGTPEQALSPAEKAALEQKLTSIEEEPLWRHVCNINAVLLLAINIFLWGYFA; encoded by the exons ATGAGCAAGGAGCTGGCAGCAATGGGGCCTGGAGCTTCAGGGGACGGGGTCAGGACTGAGACAGCTCCACATATAGCACTGGACTCCAGAGTTGGTCTGCACGCCTACGACATCAGCGTGGTGGTCATCTACTTTGTCTTCGTCATTGCTGTGGGGATCTGG TCGTCCATCCGTGCAAGTCGAGGGACCATTGGCGGCTATTTCCTGGCCGGGAGGTCCATGAGCTGGTGGCCA ATTGGAGCATCTCTGATGTCCAGCAATGTGGGCAGTGGCTTGTTCATCGGCCTGGCTGGGACAGGGGCTGCCGGAGGCCTTGCTGTGGGTGGCTTCGAGTGGAAC GCAACCTGGCTGCTCCTGGCCCTTGGCTGGGTCTTCGTCCCTGTGTACATCGCAGCAGGTGTGGTCACAATGCCACAGTACCTGAAGAAGCGATTTGGGGGCCAGAGGATCCAGGTGTACATGTCTGTCCTGTCTCTCATCCTCTACATCTTCACCAAGATCTCG ACTGACATCTTCTCTGGAGCCCTCTTCATCCAGATGGCATTGGGCTGGAACCTGTACCTCTCCACAGGGATCCTGCTGGTGGTGACTGCCGTCTACACCATTGCAG GGGGCCTCACGGCCGTGATCTACACAGACGCTCTGCAGACAGTGATCATGGTAGGGGGAGCCCTGGTCCTCATGTTTCTGG GCTTTCAGGACGTGGGCTGGTACCCAGGCCTGGAGCAGCGGTACAGGCAGGCCATCCCTAATGTCACAGTCCCCAACACCACCTGTCACCTCCCACGGCCCGATGCTTTCCACATGCTTCGGGACCCTGTGAGCGGGGACATCCCTTGGCCAGGTCTCATTTTCGGGCTCACAGTGCTGGCCACCTGGTGTTGGTGCACAGACCAG GTCATTGTGCAGCGGTCTCTCTCGGCCAAGAGTCTGTCTCATGCCAAGGGAGGCTCCGTGCTGGGGGGCTACCTGAAGATCCTCCCCATGTTCTTCATCGTCATGCCTGGCATGATCAGCCGGGCCCTGTTCCCAG ACGAGGTGGGCTGCGTGGACCCTGATGTCTGCCAAAGAATCTGTGGGGCCCGAGTGGGATGTTCCAACATTGCCTACCCCAAGTTGGTCATGGCCCTCATGCCTGTTG GTCTGCGGGGGCTGATGATTGCCGTGATCATGGCCGCTCTCATGAGCTCACTCACCTCCATCTTCAACAGCAGCAGCACCCTGTTCACCATTGACGTGTGGCAGCGCTTCCGCAGGAAGGCAACAGAGCAGGAGCTGATGGTGGTGGGCAG AGTGTTTGTGGTGTTCCTGGTTGTCATCAGCATCCTCTGGATCCCCATCATCCAAAGCTCCAACAGTGGGCAGCTCTTCGACTACATCCAGGCTGTCACCAGTTACCTGGCCCCACCCATCACCGCTCTCTTCCTGCTGGCCATCTTCTGCAAGAGGGTCACAGAGCCC GGAGCTTTCTGGGGCCTCGTGTTTGGCCTGGGAGTGGGGCTTCTGCGCATGATCCTGGAGTTCTCATACCCAGCGCCAGCCTGTGGGGAGGTGGACCGGAGGCCAGCAGTGCTGAAGGACTTCCACTACCTGTACTTTGCAATCCTCCTCTGCGGGCTCACTGCCATCGTCATTGTCATTGTCAGCCTCTGTACAACTCCCATCCCTGAGGAACAG CTCACACGCCTCACATGGTGGACTCGGAACTGCCCCCTCTCTGAGCTGGAGAAGGAGGCCCACGAGAGCACACCGGAGATATCCGAGAGGCCAGCCGGGGAGTGCCCTGCAGGAGGTGGAGCGGCAGAGAACTCGAGCCTGGGCCAGGAGCAGCCTGAAG CCCCAAGCAGGTCCTGGGGAAAGTTGCTCTGGAGCTGGTTCTGTGGGCTCTCTGGAACACCGGAGCAGGCCCTGAGCCCAGCAGAGAAGGCTGCGCTAGAACAGAAGCTGACAAGCATTGAGGAGGAGCCACTCTGGAGACATGTCTGCAACATCAATGCTGTCCTTTTGCTGGCCATCAACATCTTCCTCTGGGGCTATTTTGCGTGA
- the SLC5A9 gene encoding sodium/glucose cotransporter 4 isoform X8, producing the protein MSKELAAMGPGASGDGVRTETAPHIALDSRVGLHAYDISVVVIYFVFVIAVGIWSSIRASRGTIGGYFLAGRSMSWWPIGASLMSSNVGSGLFIGLAGTGAAGGLAVGGFEWNMRKSRSGGDRGIHPRSHGRTGVRSQVSYFSVRGPPTAQHCLWVGSRPSVYIQDLDTFFFSPLSQATWLLLALGWVFVPVYIAAGVVTMPQYLKKRFGGQRIQVYMSVLSLILYIFTKISTDIFSGALFIQMALGWNLYLSTGILLVVTAVYTIAVWPCTGQAAREDPKLVLTDEPSPWVPRGPHGRDLHRRSADSDHGFQDVGWYPGLEQRYRQAIPNVTVPNTTCHLPRPDAFHMLRDPVSGDIPWPGLIFGLTVLATWCWCTDQVIVQRSLSAKSLSHAKGGSVLGGYLKILPMFFIVMPGMISRALFPDEVGCVDPDVCQRICGARVGCSNIAYPKLVMALMPVGLRGLMIAVIMAALMSSLTSIFNSSSTLFTIDVWQRFRRKATEQELMVVGRCASPSFPPSEVPSPLCPALGYPEQTWLGWTLDWQPEYWVQAPALHMISKCLWCSWLSSASSGSPSSKAPTVGSSSTTSRLSPVTWPHPSPLSSCWPSSARGSQSPELSGASCLAWEWGFCA; encoded by the exons ATGAGCAAGGAGCTGGCAGCAATGGGGCCTGGAGCTTCAGGGGACGGGGTCAGGACTGAGACAGCTCCACATATAGCACTGGACTCCAGAGTTGGTCTGCACGCCTACGACATCAGCGTGGTGGTCATCTACTTTGTCTTCGTCATTGCTGTGGGGATCTGG TCGTCCATCCGTGCAAGTCGAGGGACCATTGGCGGCTATTTCCTGGCCGGGAGGTCCATGAGCTGGTGGCCA ATTGGAGCATCTCTGATGTCCAGCAATGTGGGCAGTGGCTTGTTCATCGGCCTGGCTGGGACAGGGGCTGCCGGAGGCCTTGCTGTGGGTGGCTTCGAGTGGAAC atgaggaaatcaaggtcTGGAGGAGACAGAGGGATCCATCCAAGGTCACACGGGAGGACTGGGGTCAGGTCCCAGGTCTCTTATTTCTCTGTTCGGGGGCCTCCCACAGCACAGCACTGCCTCTGGGTGGGAAGCCGCCCCTCTGTCTACATCCAGGACCTGGATACCTTCTTCTTCTCCCCACTCTCCCAGGCAACCTGGCTGCTCCTGGCCCTTGGCTGGGTCTTCGTCCCTGTGTACATCGCAGCAGGTGTGGTCACAATGCCACAGTACCTGAAGAAGCGATTTGGGGGCCAGAGGATCCAGGTGTACATGTCTGTCCTGTCTCTCATCCTCTACATCTTCACCAAGATCTCG ACTGACATCTTCTCTGGAGCCCTCTTCATCCAGATGGCATTGGGCTGGAACCTGTACCTCTCCACAGGGATCCTGCTGGTGGTGACTGCCGTCTACACCATTGCAG TGTGGCCATGCACAGGGCAGGCAGCCAGAGAGGACCCCAAACTGGTGCTGACTGATGAGCCCTCTCCTTGGGTCCCCAGGGGGCCTCACGGCCGTGATCTACACAGACGCTCTGCAGACAGTGATCATG GCTTTCAGGACGTGGGCTGGTACCCAGGCCTGGAGCAGCGGTACAGGCAGGCCATCCCTAATGTCACAGTCCCCAACACCACCTGTCACCTCCCACGGCCCGATGCTTTCCACATGCTTCGGGACCCTGTGAGCGGGGACATCCCTTGGCCAGGTCTCATTTTCGGGCTCACAGTGCTGGCCACCTGGTGTTGGTGCACAGACCAG GTCATTGTGCAGCGGTCTCTCTCGGCCAAGAGTCTGTCTCATGCCAAGGGAGGCTCCGTGCTGGGGGGCTACCTGAAGATCCTCCCCATGTTCTTCATCGTCATGCCTGGCATGATCAGCCGGGCCCTGTTCCCAG ACGAGGTGGGCTGCGTGGACCCTGATGTCTGCCAAAGAATCTGTGGGGCCCGAGTGGGATGTTCCAACATTGCCTACCCCAAGTTGGTCATGGCCCTCATGCCTGTTG GTCTGCGGGGGCTGATGATTGCCGTGATCATGGCCGCTCTCATGAGCTCACTCACCTCCATCTTCAACAGCAGCAGCACCCTGTTCACCATTGACGTGTGGCAGCGCTTCCGCAGGAAGGCAACAGAGCAGGAGCTGATGGTGGTGGGCAGGTGCGCcagcccctccttccctccttccgaagtgccctctcccctctgccctgccctgggTTACCCTGAACAGACGTGGCTGGGTTGGACCCTGGACTGGCAGCCAGAGTACTGGGTTCAAGCTCCAGCTCTCCACATGATTTCAA AGTGTTTGTGGTGTTCCTGGTTGTCATCAGCATCCTCTGGATCCCCATCATCCAAAGCTCCAACAGTGGGCAGCTCTTCGACTACATCCAGGCTGTCACCAGTTACCTGGCCCCACCCATCACCGCTCTCTTCCTGCTGGCCATCTTCTGCAAGAGGGTCACAGAGCCC GGAGCTTTCTGGGGCCTCGTGTTTGGCCTGGGAGTGGGGCTTCTGCGCATGA
- the SLC5A9 gene encoding sodium/glucose cotransporter 4 isoform X4: MSKELAAMGPGASGDGVRTETAPHIALDSRVGLHAYDISVVVIYFVFVIAVGIWSSIRASRGTIGGYFLAGRSMSWWPIGASLMSSNVGSGLFIGLAGTGAAGGLAVGGFEWNMRKSRSGGDRGIHPRSHGRTGVRSQVSYFSVRGPPTAQHCLWVGSRPSVYIQDLDTFFFSPLSQATWLLLALGWVFVPVYIAAGVVTMPQYLKKRFGGQRIQVYMSVLSLILYIFTKISTDIFSGALFIQMALGWNLYLSTGILLVVTAVYTIAVWPCTGQAAREDPKLVLTDEPSPWVPRGPHGRDLHRRSADSDHGFQDVGWYPGLEQRYRQAIPNVTVPNTTCHLPRPDAFHMLRDPVSGDIPWPGLIFGLTVLATWCWCTDQVIVQRSLSAKSLSHAKGGSVLGGYLKILPMFFIVMPGMISRALFPDEVGCVDPDVCQRICGARVGCSNIAYPKLVMALMPVGLRGLMIAVIMAALMSSLTSIFNSSSTLFTIDVWQRFRRKATEQELMVVGRCASPSFPPSEVPSPLCPALGYPEQTWLGWTLDWQPEYWVQAPALHMISKCLWCSWLSSASSGSPSSKAPTVGSSSTTSRLSPVTWPHPSPLSSCWPSSARGSQSPSHLTDNHAAQQDLAELWVFLLIPKFLKSGSVSPILLHAGNRYRLGPNGAIKKKDMRSTRAFLKNNSN, from the exons ATGAGCAAGGAGCTGGCAGCAATGGGGCCTGGAGCTTCAGGGGACGGGGTCAGGACTGAGACAGCTCCACATATAGCACTGGACTCCAGAGTTGGTCTGCACGCCTACGACATCAGCGTGGTGGTCATCTACTTTGTCTTCGTCATTGCTGTGGGGATCTGG TCGTCCATCCGTGCAAGTCGAGGGACCATTGGCGGCTATTTCCTGGCCGGGAGGTCCATGAGCTGGTGGCCA ATTGGAGCATCTCTGATGTCCAGCAATGTGGGCAGTGGCTTGTTCATCGGCCTGGCTGGGACAGGGGCTGCCGGAGGCCTTGCTGTGGGTGGCTTCGAGTGGAAC atgaggaaatcaaggtcTGGAGGAGACAGAGGGATCCATCCAAGGTCACACGGGAGGACTGGGGTCAGGTCCCAGGTCTCTTATTTCTCTGTTCGGGGGCCTCCCACAGCACAGCACTGCCTCTGGGTGGGAAGCCGCCCCTCTGTCTACATCCAGGACCTGGATACCTTCTTCTTCTCCCCACTCTCCCAGGCAACCTGGCTGCTCCTGGCCCTTGGCTGGGTCTTCGTCCCTGTGTACATCGCAGCAGGTGTGGTCACAATGCCACAGTACCTGAAGAAGCGATTTGGGGGCCAGAGGATCCAGGTGTACATGTCTGTCCTGTCTCTCATCCTCTACATCTTCACCAAGATCTCG ACTGACATCTTCTCTGGAGCCCTCTTCATCCAGATGGCATTGGGCTGGAACCTGTACCTCTCCACAGGGATCCTGCTGGTGGTGACTGCCGTCTACACCATTGCAG TGTGGCCATGCACAGGGCAGGCAGCCAGAGAGGACCCCAAACTGGTGCTGACTGATGAGCCCTCTCCTTGGGTCCCCAGGGGGCCTCACGGCCGTGATCTACACAGACGCTCTGCAGACAGTGATCATG GCTTTCAGGACGTGGGCTGGTACCCAGGCCTGGAGCAGCGGTACAGGCAGGCCATCCCTAATGTCACAGTCCCCAACACCACCTGTCACCTCCCACGGCCCGATGCTTTCCACATGCTTCGGGACCCTGTGAGCGGGGACATCCCTTGGCCAGGTCTCATTTTCGGGCTCACAGTGCTGGCCACCTGGTGTTGGTGCACAGACCAG GTCATTGTGCAGCGGTCTCTCTCGGCCAAGAGTCTGTCTCATGCCAAGGGAGGCTCCGTGCTGGGGGGCTACCTGAAGATCCTCCCCATGTTCTTCATCGTCATGCCTGGCATGATCAGCCGGGCCCTGTTCCCAG ACGAGGTGGGCTGCGTGGACCCTGATGTCTGCCAAAGAATCTGTGGGGCCCGAGTGGGATGTTCCAACATTGCCTACCCCAAGTTGGTCATGGCCCTCATGCCTGTTG GTCTGCGGGGGCTGATGATTGCCGTGATCATGGCCGCTCTCATGAGCTCACTCACCTCCATCTTCAACAGCAGCAGCACCCTGTTCACCATTGACGTGTGGCAGCGCTTCCGCAGGAAGGCAACAGAGCAGGAGCTGATGGTGGTGGGCAGGTGCGCcagcccctccttccctccttccgaagtgccctctcccctctgccctgccctgggTTACCCTGAACAGACGTGGCTGGGTTGGACCCTGGACTGGCAGCCAGAGTACTGGGTTCAAGCTCCAGCTCTCCACATGATTTCAA AGTGTTTGTGGTGTTCCTGGTTGTCATCAGCATCCTCTGGATCCCCATCATCCAAAGCTCCAACAGTGGGCAGCTCTTCGACTACATCCAGGCTGTCACCAGTTACCTGGCCCCACCCATCACCGCTCTCTTCCTGCTGGCCATCTTCTGCAAGAGGGTCACAGAGCCC GTCTCATCTCACTGACAACCATGCCGCACAGCAGGACCTGGCTGAACTCTGGGTGTTTCTGCTCATTCCAAAGTTTTTGAAATCAGGATCAGTATCTCCCATACTCTTACATGCTGGGAACAGGTACAGGTTAGGGCCAAATGGAGctataaagaagaaagacatgAGAAGTACCAGAGCTTTtcttaaaaacaacagcaactaa